Proteins encoded by one window of Blautia faecicola:
- a CDS encoding ParA family protein — protein sequence MGRAIAIANQKGGVGKSTTAINLSSCLGAMGQKVLTIDLDPQGNTTSGLGVDKDETENTVYELLLGECEVEDCLQKLEFEGVSLIPSNVNLAGAEIELISIEDKEYILQNKISKIRDQFDFIIIDCPPSLNMLTINAMTTANTVLVPIQCEYYALEGLSQLMHTIELVQERLNQDLEMEGVVFTMYDARTNLSLQVVENVKNNLNQTIYKTIIPRNVRLAEAPSHGLPINYYDARSTGAESYQLLAEEVIHRGDEEWQ from the coding sequence ATGGGAAGAGCAATAGCGATTGCAAATCAGAAAGGCGGCGTAGGAAAATCTACGACAGCGATTAATTTATCCTCCTGTCTGGGTGCTATGGGACAGAAAGTTTTAACAATAGATCTGGATCCCCAGGGAAATACCACCAGTGGTCTGGGTGTGGATAAGGATGAAACAGAAAATACGGTTTATGAATTACTGCTGGGAGAATGTGAAGTAGAGGATTGCCTGCAAAAACTGGAATTTGAAGGAGTATCTCTGATTCCTTCGAATGTCAATCTGGCAGGCGCAGAGATTGAACTGATCAGTATCGAGGACAAAGAGTATATTTTACAGAATAAAATCAGTAAGATCCGGGATCAGTTTGATTTTATTATTATCGACTGCCCGCCGTCACTGAATATGCTGACAATCAATGCGATGACGACAGCCAATACTGTTCTGGTACCAATCCAGTGTGAATATTATGCGCTGGAAGGACTTTCACAGCTGATGCACACGATCGAACTGGTACAGGAACGACTGAATCAGGATCTGGAGATGGAAGGCGTTGTATTTACCATGTATGATGCAAGAACAAATCTCTCTTTACAGGTGGTGGAAAATGTAAAGAATAATCTGAATCAGACAATCTATAAAACCATCATTCCAAGAAATGTACGTCTGGCAGAAGCACCGAGCCATGGACTTCCGATCAATTATTATGATGCGAGATCGACAGGAGCAGAAAGTTATCAGCTGCTGGCGGAAGAAGTAATACACAGGGGGGATGAAGAATGGCAGTAA
- a CDS encoding MBOAT family O-acyltransferase: MVFSSLFFVFFFLALNLIAYHFADGIKRKNMVLLGFSLVFYAWGGPKYLLLLLSMVFASWIFALLIDQYRESGRSKLFLICDCVFMLGLLCIFKYLTFFSSITNTIFHFPKEIPQIALPIGISFYTFQLLSYVIDVYREEVEPQRKFVNLLLYASLFHQCIAGPIVRYQLVADEIENRKVKMDELYKGIKRFTIGLAKKAILANGCATVADTLVPTLASDIAEIPAAGLWIGMLFYALQIYLDFSAYSDMAIGMGLMVGFHYDENFNYPYISGSIKEFWNRWHISLGTFFRDYVYIPLGGNRKGARRRTINLLIVWSLTGFWHGASWNFIFWGLYFFLFIYMENTFLLEKLSHLPRFVSHLYAMIVVYFGWVLFRCESLGNLGTILKGMFGLNHNGFIDLSTSVLFQNNLYLLIFCIIASTPLLKNIGTYIKRLDLVHYRIPYLTYAYEIVIPPVLLILSLLALVGNSYNPFLYFQF, encoded by the coding sequence ATGGTTTTTTCAAGCTTATTTTTTGTTTTTTTCTTTCTGGCATTAAATCTGATCGCCTATCATTTTGCTGATGGTATTAAGCGGAAAAATATGGTTCTCCTCGGTTTTTCTCTTGTATTTTACGCCTGGGGCGGGCCAAAATATCTTCTGCTTCTGCTCAGCATGGTCTTCGCATCCTGGATTTTTGCTTTGCTGATTGATCAGTACCGTGAATCCGGACGAAGTAAACTCTTTCTGATCTGTGACTGTGTATTTATGTTAGGTCTGCTTTGTATTTTCAAATACCTGACCTTCTTTTCATCCATCACGAACACGATTTTTCATTTTCCGAAAGAGATCCCGCAGATTGCTCTGCCGATCGGTATTTCTTTCTACACTTTCCAGCTTCTCTCTTACGTCATTGACGTATACCGCGAGGAAGTGGAGCCGCAGCGCAAATTTGTAAATCTGCTGCTGTATGCTTCTCTGTTTCATCAGTGTATCGCCGGACCGATCGTCCGTTATCAGCTGGTAGCCGATGAAATTGAAAACCGTAAAGTGAAAATGGATGAGTTATACAAGGGTATCAAGCGTTTTACCATCGGTCTTGCCAAAAAAGCAATTCTGGCAAACGGTTGTGCAACGGTTGCAGATACTCTGGTTCCTACACTTGCAAGTGACATTGCCGAGATTCCGGCAGCCGGTCTGTGGATTGGTATGTTGTTCTATGCATTGCAGATTTATCTTGATTTTTCCGCCTATTCCGACATGGCAATCGGTATGGGACTTATGGTTGGTTTTCACTACGATGAAAACTTTAATTACCCTTACATCTCCGGTTCCATCAAAGAATTCTGGAACAGATGGCATATTTCCCTCGGAACTTTCTTCCGTGATTATGTCTATATTCCACTCGGCGGAAACCGGAAAGGTGCCCGCAGACGTACCATCAACCTTCTGATTGTCTGGAGTCTTACCGGATTCTGGCACGGAGCAAGCTGGAACTTCATTTTCTGGGGACTGTACTTCTTCCTGTTTATCTACATGGAGAACACCTTCCTTCTGGAAAAACTTTCCCACCTTCCGCGTTTTGTAAGCCATCTGTATGCCATGATCGTGGTTTACTTCGGCTGGGTATTGTTCCGTTGCGAATCCCTGGGTAATCTGGGAACGATCCTGAAAGGAATGTTTGGTCTGAACCACAACGGTTTTATCGATCTTTCGACCTCCGTTCTTTTCCAGAACAATCTGTATCTGCTGATTTTCTGTATTATCGCTTCCACACCGTTACTGAAAAATATCGGCACTTATATCAAACGCCTTGACCTTGTGCATTATCGGATTCCTTATCTGACCTACGCATACGAGATCGTAATACCTCCTGTATTGCTGATTCTCTCACTCCTGGCACTGGTCGGAAACAGTTACAATCCGTTTTTATATTTCCA